The DNA window CGCGAAGATCACTCGGGTGTTGTTCATCGCGGGGTAGGCCATTGCATCGACTGACCGCCGGAGCCCCGGCCAACATCCCGACTCGGAGCGCGCCGGCGGCGGATGCGCAAAGGCGCGCTTCGCGTCGAATCTCTGCGATGACCGGCCCGCATCAGAGGATGCCCCGTCGCGGTTCGCCGGCTGGTGCCGCGGACTGTCGTTGATCCTTCTCCAGCTTGCGTCGAATGCGCTGACGCTTGAGCATCGAGATATGGTCGACGAAGAGTTTCCCCGCCAGGTGGTCGATCTCGTGCTGGATGCAGACCGCGAGCAGTCCGTCGGCGTCCAGGGTAAAGGGCTCGCCCGCGCGGTCGAGCGCCTGGACGCTGACCCGCTCGGCGCGGGTGACCGTTTCGTAAAAGCCCGGCACGGAGAGACAGCCCTCGTCCATCTGCTCCGTGCCTTCCAGCGACAGGATCCGGGGATTGATCAGGCACAGTGGCGTGTCATGGCGTTCGGAGGTGTCGATCACCAGCACCTGGAGCGGGACATCGACCTGGGTAGCCGCCAAGCCGATACCTGGCGCGGCGTACATGGTTTCCAGCATGTCATCGACCAAGCGCTGGATCGCGGCGTCGACGTGCTCCACGGGCCGTGCCTTATGGCGCAGCCGGGGGTCGGGAAAGGTAAGGATATCGAGCTTAGCCATCTTTGCGAGTTTGCAGTAAACGAGTGGAATAGACAGAGTCGCGTGCGCTACTATCGGTAAGAATACCACACCACCTTGATGGGGGCGGGTGAATCCCGTTTCGACCACCCCGGAGGTTTCGTTGCGCCATGATCAGCCGTTTCGCCATCACTGCCCTACTTGCCGGCATCCTGCTTCTGCTGTCCACCGTGGCGCTTGCCGTCGAACTGGCGCCCGATGCGCCGCAGACCTATGTCGTGCGTTCGGGCGATACGCTCTGGGACATCGCCGGGCGGTTTCTGCGCGACCCCTGGCGCTGGTCGGAGGTCTGGCAGGCCAACGAGGGCCTAGACGATCCTGATCTCATCTACCCCGGCGATGTGCTCCAGTTGACGATGGTCGACGGGCAACCGCGGATCGGGGTGGCGCGTGGCGGCAGTTCGGCGTCCGGATCCCGCGACGGCATGCGGGTGGTGCGACTGAGCCCGCAGGTTCGCGCGTCTTCGCTCAAGGAGGCGGTGCCGACGATCAGGATCGCCTCGATCGCACCCTTCCTGACCCAGCCCTATGTGGCGGACTCGGATCAGATCGAGCGCGCCTCCTATGTCGTGGGTTTCCCGGACGAACATCTGGTGGCGGGTTTGCACGACTCCATCTACGTGCGCCGAATCCGTTCCAACCAGCAGACGAATTTCCAGATTCTCCGGCCCGGAGACGCGCTGCGCGATCCCGACACCAACGAAATCCTGGGCTACGAGGCGCTCTTTGTCGCCAACGCCGCGCTGGAGCGTGTCGGCGATCCGGCCAAACTTCAGGTCGTGCGCTCGGAACGCGAGGTGTCCATCGGCGATCGCGTGATCCCCGCCAGTGTCGAGAAACCGCTCGAGAATTTTTACCCGCGACCCGCGCCGGCGGGAACCAGGGGCCGCATCCTGTCGGTGCTCAACGGCGTCTCGCAGATCGGTCAATTCGATGTCGTCGTCCTCAATCGCGGAACCCGTGACCGCATCGAACCGGGCCATGTCTTCGAGGCATTCGTCGGCGGTACCAAGCAACGCGATCAGGTGCGCGGCGGCAGTATCGTCTCCAACTGGCGCAGCGAGAGCCCCTTGTCGACCGAGTTCTGGTACGGTCGCGATTTCGAGAACAAGGGCTGGCGTCGCGACGAGCCCTCCCCGAACGCACCCTTGCCGCTCCACGCGGATTTCCGCAGGAAGAACGCGCAGTTCGTCGCACCCTTTGAACGCGCGGGCGTCCTGATGGTCTTCCGGACCTTCGAGCGGGTGAGCTTCGCCCTGGTGCTGAATGCCCAGCGCGCCTTCACGGTTGGCGACCAGGTCGCGCCACCGCCCTCTTGATCGCGTCTTGAGTCCGCGCTCGAATCCGCTGGACGCGCCGCTCGACGCCTGGCTCGCCTTGGCCAATGCGCCAGGGATCGGTCCGCGCACCGTCGCCAGACTGATCGAGCACTTCGGCAGTCCCGTCGCGGTTCTGCGCGCCTCCCCCGAACGGCTTGCCGCCGCGGGCCTGAAGCCGGCAAGCGTGGCGGCCCTCAAGCAGCCGGATCCGGACGCTCTCGCGGCCGTGCTGGACTGGTCGGCTCAGCCCGATGCCCATATCCTCACCCTTGCCGATCCCCGGTATCCCCCGCTGCTCGCCGAGATCCACGATGCGCCCCCGCTGCTCTATGTGCGCGGCGATGCCGGTCTGCTCGCCGAACCCCAGATCGCCATCGTCGGCAGCCGCAATCCCACGCCGGGCGGACTTGAGACCACCCGGGAGTTCGCCCGGCAGTTGGTCGGTTTCGGATTGATCGTCACCAGCGGTCTGGCGCTTGGCGTCGACGGTGCCGCACATGCCGCCGCCCTGGCGGGAGGCGGGCGAACCGTCGCGGTGCTTGGGACCGGACCCGACCGCGTCTATCCCGCGGTCCATCGGGATCTGGCCCGCCGGATCGCCGACACGGGCGCGGGCGCTCTGGTTAGCGAGTTTCCGCCGGGGCAGGGGCCGCTGGCCCGAAATTTTCCACGTCGCAACCGACTCATCAGCGGATTGAGTCTGGGGGTGCTGGTCACGGAGGCGGCCCTGAAAAGCGGATCCCTGATTACCGCCCGTACCGCGCTCGAACAGGGGCGCGAGGTGTTCGCCGTGCCGGGATCGATCCGCAACCCGCTGGCGCGGGGCTGTCACGCGCTGATTCGCGATGGTGCCAGGCTGGTCGAATCCGCCCAGGAAATTCTGGTGGAACTGGCGCCACTGCTGCATTGTGCGCTGGCGGCACCAGACTCGGCCCTCGCGGCGACCGCGGCCACTGCCGTGGATCTGACGGAGGCGGAAGCGGCGCCAGATCTGTCGGTATCCCTTGACGCGGAGTCGCAGCGGTTGCTGAATTCCATGGGGTTCGACCCGGTTGCCCCGGATGAATTGATCGAGCGCAGCGGGTTGCCTGCCCAGCGCGTTGCCGCCATGTTGTTGGTTCTCGAATTGAGCGGTCATGTATCATCGGCCCCTGGAGGACGCTATCACCGTTCTCGCGCCTAACCCGCGTCAGCGATGACGCCGGCCGGTTCATGCAGCGCCTGTCATGCCGGTCGCGATCCAGTCATGAGCGGTCATGGCATTGTTTGACGATTGTCTCTGTCGGCCTGACGGCCGATGCCCTCCACGAGGTTGGTTGATGTACGAAAACATGGTCGATGTGTTGATCTATCTCTATGAGAATTATATGGACGGCGAGAGTCAGCCCCCGGTCGACCAAAGCGATCTGGAAGACGAACTGTCAGAGGCGGGTTTCAGCAAGACAGAGATCGACAAGGCGTTGCTTTGGCTCGACGAATTGGCCGTCGGTGTCGACGCGCCTCAGTCCCACGACCATGCCGTGGGCTCGTTGCGTCTCTACTGCGAGGTCGAATGCGCCAAGCTGGATGTGGAGGCGCGCGGACTGCTTCTGTTTCTGGAACAGAGTGGAATCCTCGATCCGGCCAGTCGTGAGCTGGCGATCGACCGTCTGCTGGCGATCGATCACCCGCTGGTCACGGTCGATGAGGTCAAATGGGTGGTGCTGCTGGTGCTCATGAATCGCCCAGGCCGGGAAGATGCCTTCACCCAGATGGAAGACATGGTCTATAACGAAGAGCCCGTGTATCTGCATTAAACCGCGTCCAGAGCGATCTGCGTCATTTTCATTTTGTGTCTGGCCTTTGGGGTTTTTGCGGAATCCGTGGAGACGCGGTTTAAAATTTTTAATTTTTCATGTTTTAAACCGCGCCAGCTCCGACAGTTGTGGATGCTGCCGAGATGGATCCAATCCAAAAACATCGCATACCATGCTGGGCGCGGTTTAATCCTGTCCATTTTGAAGCCTTTGGCATGGGTATAAACTTTCCCGGAAATCGCCTTAATTCGTGCGCGGCAAGGTAGATCGCCCTAGACGCGGCTCAAAATCGGTTTACCCTAGAAAAATCGCGCCACCTCCGACCAGAAGACCACATGAATCTCGTTATCGTCGAATCGCCCGCCAAGGCCAAGACCATCGAAAAATATCTCGGACCCGATTTCGAGGTCATCGCCTCCTATGGCCATGTGCGCGATCTGGTGCCAAAGGAGGGCGCCGTCGACACCGCGAACGGCTTCGCGATGAAATACCAGATCATCGACCGCAACGAGAAACACGTCCAGGCCATCGCCAAAAAGCTCAAAGGGGCCACGGCGCTCTATCTGGCGACCGACCCGGATCGCGAGGGCGAGGCGATCTCTTGGCATCTGTATGAACTGCTCAAGGGCCGCAAGCAGTTGGGCGACCGACCGGTGCATCGGGTGGTGTTCAACGAGATCACCAAGCGCGCGGTCCAGGAGGCGGTCGCGAACCCCCGCGAACTCTCCTATGACCTGGTGAACGCCCAGCAGGCGCGGCGCGCGTTGGACTATCTGGTCGGCTTCAATCTGTCCCCGCTGTTGTGGAAGAAGATCCGCCGCGGACTCTCGGCCGGGCGGGTTCAGAGTCCGGCGCTGCGTCTGATCTGCGAACGCGAGAACGAGATCGAAGCCTTCGTCCAGCAGGAATATTGGACCATCGAGGCCGATGCCGCGAAAGACGCCAAGTCATTCAGCGCCAAGCTGACGACCTTCGGCGGCGAGAAGGTGGAGCAGTTCACGATCGCCGGCGAGACGCGTGCCACCGAGGTGCGGCAGACGCTGGAACAGGCCGCCAACGGCAAGCTCAAGGTCGAACAGGTCGAGCGCAAGCAGCGCAAGCGCCATCCGGCCCCCCCTTTCATCACCTCGACCCTCCAGCAGGAAGCGGCGCGCAAGCTCGGTTTCACGACCCTGCGCACCATGCGGGTGGCCCAGCAACTCTATGAAGGCGTCGATGTCGGCGGCGGCGCGGTCGGTCTGATCAGCTATATGCGAACCGACTCGGTCAATCTGGCCCAGGAGGCCGTGGAGGAGATTCGCGTCTACGTGACCGAGCGCTATGGCGCCGCCGACCTGCCGGACCAGCCTCGTCTGTTCAAGACCAAGGCCAAGAACGCCCAGGAGGCGCATGAGGCGATCCGTCCGACCTCGATCCTGCGCGAGCCAACGGTGGTCAAGGCGCATCTGACTCCCGAGCAATTCCGGCTCTACGAGCTGATCTGGAAACGGACCCTGGCCTGTCAGATGGCGCATGCGCTCATCAATCAGGTCGCGGTCGATCTGAGCGCGGGAGCGGGTAATCTGCTGCGCGCGACCGGCTCGATCATCGCCGAGCCGGGCTTCATGCGCGTCTATCTCGAAGGACGCGATGATGCCAAGAGCGCCGATGACGACGAGGAGCGGATGC is part of the Thiocystis violascens DSM 198 genome and encodes:
- the def gene encoding peptide deformylase; the encoded protein is MAKLDILTFPDPRLRHKARPVEHVDAAIQRLVDDMLETMYAAPGIGLAATQVDVPLQVLVIDTSERHDTPLCLINPRILSLEGTEQMDEGCLSVPGFYETVTRAERVSVQALDRAGEPFTLDADGLLAVCIQHEIDHLAGKLFVDHISMLKRQRIRRKLEKDQRQSAAPAGEPRRGIL
- a CDS encoding LysM peptidoglycan-binding domain-containing protein: MISRFAITALLAGILLLLSTVALAVELAPDAPQTYVVRSGDTLWDIAGRFLRDPWRWSEVWQANEGLDDPDLIYPGDVLQLTMVDGQPRIGVARGGSSASGSRDGMRVVRLSPQVRASSLKEAVPTIRIASIAPFLTQPYVADSDQIERASYVVGFPDEHLVAGLHDSIYVRRIRSNQQTNFQILRPGDALRDPDTNEILGYEALFVANAALERVGDPAKLQVVRSEREVSIGDRVIPASVEKPLENFYPRPAPAGTRGRILSVLNGVSQIGQFDVVVLNRGTRDRIEPGHVFEAFVGGTKQRDQVRGGSIVSNWRSESPLSTEFWYGRDFENKGWRRDEPSPNAPLPLHADFRRKNAQFVAPFERAGVLMVFRTFERVSFALVLNAQRAFTVGDQVAPPPS
- the dprA gene encoding DNA-processing protein DprA, with the translated sequence MSPRSNPLDAPLDAWLALANAPGIGPRTVARLIEHFGSPVAVLRASPERLAAAGLKPASVAALKQPDPDALAAVLDWSAQPDAHILTLADPRYPPLLAEIHDAPPLLYVRGDAGLLAEPQIAIVGSRNPTPGGLETTREFARQLVGFGLIVTSGLALGVDGAAHAAALAGGGRTVAVLGTGPDRVYPAVHRDLARRIADTGAGALVSEFPPGQGPLARNFPRRNRLISGLSLGVLVTEAALKSGSLITARTALEQGREVFAVPGSIRNPLARGCHALIRDGARLVESAQEILVELAPLLHCALAAPDSALAATAATAVDLTEAEAAPDLSVSLDAESQRLLNSMGFDPVAPDELIERSGLPAQRVAAMLLVLELSGHVSSAPGGRYHRSRA
- a CDS encoding DUF494 family protein → MYENMVDVLIYLYENYMDGESQPPVDQSDLEDELSEAGFSKTEIDKALLWLDELAVGVDAPQSHDHAVGSLRLYCEVECAKLDVEARGLLLFLEQSGILDPASRELAIDRLLAIDHPLVTVDEVKWVVLLVLMNRPGREDAFTQMEDMVYNEEPVYLH
- the topA gene encoding type I DNA topoisomerase; translated protein: MNLVIVESPAKAKTIEKYLGPDFEVIASYGHVRDLVPKEGAVDTANGFAMKYQIIDRNEKHVQAIAKKLKGATALYLATDPDREGEAISWHLYELLKGRKQLGDRPVHRVVFNEITKRAVQEAVANPRELSYDLVNAQQARRALDYLVGFNLSPLLWKKIRRGLSAGRVQSPALRLICERENEIEAFVQQEYWTIEADAAKDAKSFSAKLTTFGGEKVEQFTIAGETRATEVRQTLEQAANGKLKVEQVERKQRKRHPAPPFITSTLQQEAARKLGFTTLRTMRVAQQLYEGVDVGGGAVGLISYMRTDSVNLAQEAVEEIRVYVTERYGAADLPDQPRLFKTKAKNAQEAHEAIRPTSILREPTVVKAHLTPEQFRLYELIWKRTLACQMAHALINQVAVDLSAGAGNLLRATGSIIAEPGFMRVYLEGRDDAKSADDDEERMLPEMQTGDLVDLLAIRPEQHFTEPPPRYSEASLVKELEEFGIGRPSTYASIISTLQDREYVILDKKRFSPTDVGRVVNKFLTEYFTAYVDYDFTARLEDELDAVSRGEEEWVPLLENFWKPFKELVDNTQENVKRSDVTQEKLDELCPKCGGPLSIRLGRNGRFIGCTQYPDCDYTRDLNADKAEAEAPEIVEGRTCPECDAPLEIKRGRYGKFIGCSAYPKCKHIEPLEKPEDTGVVCPKCQKGTLQKKKSRRGKIFYSCSTYPKCDYAVWDEPIAEPCPKCGWAVMTIKTTKTKGTAKVCPQKECGYREPLDQPETQEAES